A DNA window from Paralichthys olivaceus isolate ysfri-2021 chromosome 11, ASM2471397v2, whole genome shotgun sequence contains the following coding sequences:
- the pld3 gene encoding 5'-3' exonuclease PLD3 isoform X2 — MYSRGMLALATIATVLLAAMAIYNLLTPRFTSSHPAPSSSLRLPKGESCSDPCKIVLVESIPEGLEFNSSTTHPSIYQAWLSLAAEARSSLDIASFYWTLTNKDTGTHEPSAYQGETILKKLAELSGKLAVRIAVNTPQESQPQDNLRLLNDSGADIRTVNMRELTTGVLHTKFWVVDKKHIYIGSANMDWRSLTQVKELGAVVYNCSCLAADLSKIFEAYWFLGESQSIPSPWPISFSTLYNKDTPLQLPLNNTPSDVYLSSSPPSFCAAGRTPDLQSVLSVMDDADSFIYIAVMNYLPTMEFSHPKRYWADIDTQLRRVAYEKRIKVRLLISCWASTQPVMISFLKSLASVYEPKSKLDIQVRLFVVPASPKQKEIPFARVNHNKYMVTDKIAYIGTSNWSGDYFVHTAGSALVVNQTASQSMEPTVQSQLKAVFERDWDSDYSTPLTQHSNLKVIC; from the exons atg TACTCCAGGGGGATGCTTGCACTGGCCACGATAGCCACAGTGCTGCTGGCTGCCATGGCCATCTATAACCTCCTCACGCCCAGGTTTACCTCCTCCCACCCTGCCCCAAGCAGCAGCCTCCGTCTGCCCAAGGGCGAGTCCTGCTCCGACCCCTGCAA GATTGTTCTGGTGGAGAGCATCCCTGAAGGTCTGGAGTTTAACTCCAGCACCACTCACCCCTCCATCTATCAGGCCTGGCTCAGTCTGGCAGCCGAGGCTCGCAGCAGTCTCGACATCGCCTCCTTCTACTGGACACTCACCAACAAAGACACTGGCACCCACGAGCCGTCAGCCTATCAG GGTGAAACCATCCTGAAGAAACTGGCTGAACTTTCAGGAAAGTTAGCTGTTCGTATCGCCGTCAACACGCCACAAGAGAGTCAGCCTCAGGACAACCTCCGGCTGCTCAACGACTCAG GAGCTGATATCAGGACAGTGAATATGAGAGAGCTTACTACAGGCGTCCTACACACTAAGTTCTGGGTGGTTGACAAGAAGCACATTTACATTGGCAGTGCCAACATGGACTGGAGGTCCctcacacag GTGAAGGAGCTGGGCGCGGTCGTCTACAACTGCAGCTGTTTGGCCGCAGACCTGAGTAAGATCTTTGAAGCCTATTGGTTCCTGGGGGAGAGTCAGTCGATCCCATCGCCGTGGCCAATCAGCTTCTCCACCCTCTACAACAAGGACACGCCTCTGCAGCTGCCGCTCAACAACACGCCGTCTGACGTTTATCTATCG AGTTCCCCTCCGTCGTTCTGTGCAGCCGGCAGGACTCCAGACCTTCAGTCCGTCCTCAGTGTGATGGACGATGCAGACAGCTTCATCTACATCGCTGTCATGAACTACCTGCCCACCATGGAGTTTTCACACCCTAAAAG GTATTGGGCAGACATTGACACCCAGCTGAGGAGAGTGGCATACGAGAAGCGAATCAAAGTTCGCCTGTTGATCAGCTGCTGGGCGAGCACCCAGCCCGTCATGATCTCATTCCTGAAGTCTCTGGCCTCCGTTTACGAGCCCAAGAGCAAACTTGACATCCAGGTG AGGCTGTTTGTAGTTCCTGCCAGCCCCAAGCAGAAGGAGATTCCCTTCGCTAGAGTCAACCACAACAAGTACATGGTGACGGACAAGATCGCTTATATCG GTACGTCTAACTGGTCAGGTGACTACTTTGTGCACACCGCTGGCTCTGCATTGGTTGTCAATCAGACCGCATCACAGTCCATGGAGCCGACCGTCCAATCACAGCTGAAGGCCGTATTTGAGAGGGACTGGGACTCCGACTACAGCACGCCTCTCACCCAACACTCAAACCTCAAAGTCATCTGTTAG
- the pld3 gene encoding 5'-3' exonuclease PLD3 isoform X1, producing MTMKIDVPYNQLVNVEERKQESRKTLMYSRGMLALATIATVLLAAMAIYNLLTPRFTSSHPAPSSSLRLPKGESCSDPCKIVLVESIPEGLEFNSSTTHPSIYQAWLSLAAEARSSLDIASFYWTLTNKDTGTHEPSAYQGETILKKLAELSGKLAVRIAVNTPQESQPQDNLRLLNDSGADIRTVNMRELTTGVLHTKFWVVDKKHIYIGSANMDWRSLTQVKELGAVVYNCSCLAADLSKIFEAYWFLGESQSIPSPWPISFSTLYNKDTPLQLPLNNTPSDVYLSSSPPSFCAAGRTPDLQSVLSVMDDADSFIYIAVMNYLPTMEFSHPKRYWADIDTQLRRVAYEKRIKVRLLISCWASTQPVMISFLKSLASVYEPKSKLDIQVRLFVVPASPKQKEIPFARVNHNKYMVTDKIAYIGTSNWSGDYFVHTAGSALVVNQTASQSMEPTVQSQLKAVFERDWDSDYSTPLTQHSNLKVIC from the exons caagagagcagaaaaacactgatg TACTCCAGGGGGATGCTTGCACTGGCCACGATAGCCACAGTGCTGCTGGCTGCCATGGCCATCTATAACCTCCTCACGCCCAGGTTTACCTCCTCCCACCCTGCCCCAAGCAGCAGCCTCCGTCTGCCCAAGGGCGAGTCCTGCTCCGACCCCTGCAA GATTGTTCTGGTGGAGAGCATCCCTGAAGGTCTGGAGTTTAACTCCAGCACCACTCACCCCTCCATCTATCAGGCCTGGCTCAGTCTGGCAGCCGAGGCTCGCAGCAGTCTCGACATCGCCTCCTTCTACTGGACACTCACCAACAAAGACACTGGCACCCACGAGCCGTCAGCCTATCAG GGTGAAACCATCCTGAAGAAACTGGCTGAACTTTCAGGAAAGTTAGCTGTTCGTATCGCCGTCAACACGCCACAAGAGAGTCAGCCTCAGGACAACCTCCGGCTGCTCAACGACTCAG GAGCTGATATCAGGACAGTGAATATGAGAGAGCTTACTACAGGCGTCCTACACACTAAGTTCTGGGTGGTTGACAAGAAGCACATTTACATTGGCAGTGCCAACATGGACTGGAGGTCCctcacacag GTGAAGGAGCTGGGCGCGGTCGTCTACAACTGCAGCTGTTTGGCCGCAGACCTGAGTAAGATCTTTGAAGCCTATTGGTTCCTGGGGGAGAGTCAGTCGATCCCATCGCCGTGGCCAATCAGCTTCTCCACCCTCTACAACAAGGACACGCCTCTGCAGCTGCCGCTCAACAACACGCCGTCTGACGTTTATCTATCG AGTTCCCCTCCGTCGTTCTGTGCAGCCGGCAGGACTCCAGACCTTCAGTCCGTCCTCAGTGTGATGGACGATGCAGACAGCTTCATCTACATCGCTGTCATGAACTACCTGCCCACCATGGAGTTTTCACACCCTAAAAG GTATTGGGCAGACATTGACACCCAGCTGAGGAGAGTGGCATACGAGAAGCGAATCAAAGTTCGCCTGTTGATCAGCTGCTGGGCGAGCACCCAGCCCGTCATGATCTCATTCCTGAAGTCTCTGGCCTCCGTTTACGAGCCCAAGAGCAAACTTGACATCCAGGTG AGGCTGTTTGTAGTTCCTGCCAGCCCCAAGCAGAAGGAGATTCCCTTCGCTAGAGTCAACCACAACAAGTACATGGTGACGGACAAGATCGCTTATATCG GTACGTCTAACTGGTCAGGTGACTACTTTGTGCACACCGCTGGCTCTGCATTGGTTGTCAATCAGACCGCATCACAGTCCATGGAGCCGACCGTCCAATCACAGCTGAAGGCCGTATTTGAGAGGGACTGGGACTCCGACTACAGCACGCCTCTCACCCAACACTCAAACCTCAAAGTCATCTGTTAG